A single region of the Plantactinospora soyae genome encodes:
- a CDS encoding beta-ketoacyl-[acyl-carrier-protein] synthase family protein, which yields MTGVAITGLGVVTCHGSGTRALWDAMMAAPVTDPGPVSDPFAHMDVPVVQGVSEVYLPAESQALARTSRLALTAVDEALADAGLPLAESAGAARARIGLSLGTCMGDSGLHEQWRADGGKPAERFTSALGVAGEIADRLGPLSVATTISNACAAGGFALGAAADLVRSGEADIVLAVGADAYSRVMLACFNRMGAVDPVRCRPFDLHRRGTSFGEAAGALVVESTEHARARGATVRAVVEGSGWTCDAYHLTAPEPGGTQIIRAMRAALDETGTDSDRIGCVLPHGTGTQLNDVVESRALNEVLGVDVPLYSLKALIGHTGGAAAAVAAVAAALILRYRTVPPNVPITEQDPECRVWLPQGLVTPLASDRIMVNGYAFGGNNVSLVLAGAGTLAGAETLAGVGT from the coding sequence ATGACCGGCGTCGCCATCACCGGCCTCGGTGTCGTCACGTGCCACGGCAGTGGTACGCGCGCCCTCTGGGACGCGATGATGGCGGCACCGGTTACCGACCCGGGTCCGGTGTCGGACCCGTTCGCGCACATGGACGTGCCGGTGGTGCAGGGCGTCTCCGAGGTCTACCTGCCGGCCGAGTCCCAGGCGCTGGCCCGGACCTCCCGGCTCGCCCTGACGGCGGTCGACGAGGCTCTCGCCGACGCCGGCCTGCCGTTGGCCGAGTCGGCCGGTGCGGCCCGGGCCCGGATCGGGCTCTCGCTCGGCACCTGCATGGGTGACTCGGGGTTGCACGAGCAGTGGCGGGCGGACGGCGGCAAGCCGGCCGAACGGTTCACCTCGGCACTCGGGGTCGCCGGTGAGATCGCCGACCGGCTCGGGCCGCTGAGCGTCGCCACGACGATCAGCAACGCCTGTGCGGCCGGCGGCTTCGCGCTCGGGGCCGCGGCGGACCTGGTCCGGTCCGGCGAGGCCGACATCGTGCTCGCGGTCGGTGCGGACGCGTACAGCCGGGTGATGCTGGCCTGCTTCAACCGGATGGGCGCGGTGGATCCGGTCCGCTGCCGGCCGTTCGACCTGCACCGCCGGGGTACGTCGTTCGGCGAGGCCGCCGGCGCCCTGGTGGTCGAGTCGACCGAGCACGCCCGGGCCCGGGGCGCGACGGTGCGCGCCGTGGTCGAGGGGTCCGGCTGGACCTGCGACGCGTACCACCTGACCGCTCCGGAGCCCGGCGGTACGCAGATCATCCGGGCGATGCGCGCCGCGCTCGACGAGACCGGCACCGACTCCGACCGGATCGGCTGCGTGTTGCCGCACGGCACCGGAACCCAGTTGAACGACGTGGTGGAGAGCCGCGCGCTGAACGAGGTGCTCGGCGTCGACGTGCCGCTCTACAGCCTGAAGGCGCTGATCGGGCACACCGGTGGCGCGGCGGCCGCGGTCGCGGCGGTGGCGGCGGCACTGATCCTGCGGTACCGGACGGTGCCGCCGAACGTGCCGATCACCGAGCAGGACCCGGAGTGCCGGGTCTGGCTGCCCCAGGGCCTGGTCACCCCGCTCGCTTCCGACCGGATCATGGTCAACGGCTACGCCTTCGGCGGCAACAACGTCTCCCTGGTACTCGCCGGGGCCGGAACGCTCGCCGGAGCGGAGACACTCGCCGGAGTTGGAACATGA
- a CDS encoding acyl-CoA thioesterase family protein, producing MNSTTLSPRPVHEPVADAVTRVNLRPRYEGSNICTWIGFKHVNYLVEEAVLDHLRQRGLAPGGLYETYGLCVDIVDIDSRITHAFHIDDVAMAEVRPLPGDKLAFAVEISVDGVPPVKAVTAKVRVELRLDPHGSAAEPVPDELATYAVARLGTAPVRVDRPAAAGVTASDDVLAQLTAGRNAYAWKWRIPYFYCHFTERMQMSGYLRQMEEVVDLFLADRGVSIKTLLDEQDWIPVVPHSRITLLDEARMEEELYTVFTVESVFKRLTYTSRMDCYVLRDGVLVPTATGRITHGYAVIENRRDWSLVTFDDRLAGALEGAPAAPRTRR from the coding sequence GTGAACTCGACGACCCTGTCACCCCGTCCCGTCCACGAACCAGTCGCGGACGCGGTGACCCGCGTGAACCTGCGGCCCCGGTACGAGGGGTCCAACATCTGCACCTGGATCGGCTTCAAGCACGTCAACTACCTGGTCGAGGAGGCGGTCCTCGACCACCTCCGGCAGCGCGGCCTGGCCCCCGGCGGGCTGTACGAGACGTACGGCCTCTGCGTCGACATCGTCGACATCGACAGCCGGATCACCCACGCCTTCCACATCGACGACGTGGCCATGGCCGAGGTCCGGCCGCTGCCCGGTGACAAGCTCGCCTTCGCGGTGGAGATCTCGGTCGACGGTGTGCCGCCGGTCAAGGCGGTGACCGCCAAGGTCCGGGTGGAGCTGCGCCTCGACCCGCACGGCAGCGCCGCCGAGCCGGTGCCGGACGAGTTGGCTACGTACGCCGTCGCCCGGTTGGGAACGGCGCCGGTCCGGGTCGACCGGCCGGCCGCCGCCGGGGTGACCGCCAGCGACGACGTGCTGGCGCAGCTCACCGCCGGCCGCAACGCGTACGCCTGGAAGTGGCGGATCCCGTACTTCTACTGCCACTTCACCGAGCGGATGCAGATGTCGGGCTACCTGCGGCAGATGGAGGAGGTCGTCGACCTCTTCCTGGCCGACCGGGGCGTCTCGATCAAGACCCTGCTCGACGAGCAGGACTGGATCCCGGTGGTACCGCACTCCCGGATCACGCTGCTGGACGAGGCGCGAATGGAGGAGGAGCTGTACACCGTCTTCACCGTCGAGAGCGTCTTCAAGCGGCTGACGTACACCTCCCGGATGGACTGCTACGTGCTGCGCGACGGCGTACTGGTGCCGACCGCGACCGGCCGGATCACCCACGGTTACGCCGTGATCGAGAACCGGCGCGACTGGAGCCTGGTGACCTTCGACGACCGTCTCGCCGGTGCGCTGGAAGGTGCGCCGGCTGCTCCGAGAACGCGTCGATGA
- a CDS encoding alpha/beta fold hydrolase: protein MTATTPLRAAPGVPVRRRRSAGTTRPVRTLLLHGLGSSRAIWDRFVSVAPPELELWDAELPWASGGNGGWSQHGDPADWATEALRAVDGGVDLVVAHSFAANMMLELLCRTGAAEPWSRPDAAAPRAAVLVSPFYRPAADDFDWAAITFYLNDFHRILEEGIRVSAGAGLPTEVRAAMADRVRERIGPYGWMRFFDAYLRTPFLPVADLTVPLLVVSGDRDFAAQPSDGRALAAASPAGRYALVPDCGHFAMAEHPDRFAALVADFTRPLVASDVAPEPILDTHLERT from the coding sequence ATGACCGCGACCACACCGCTGCGGGCGGCTCCGGGGGTCCCGGTCCGGCGGCGCCGGTCCGCCGGCACCACCCGGCCGGTTCGTACCCTGCTGCTGCACGGCCTGGGCAGTAGCCGGGCCATCTGGGACCGGTTCGTCAGCGTCGCGCCGCCGGAGCTGGAGCTGTGGGACGCCGAGCTGCCCTGGGCGAGCGGAGGGAACGGCGGCTGGAGTCAGCACGGCGACCCCGCCGACTGGGCGACGGAGGCGTTGCGAGCCGTCGACGGCGGAGTCGACCTCGTCGTCGCGCACTCCTTCGCCGCCAACATGATGCTGGAACTGCTGTGCCGCACGGGTGCGGCCGAGCCGTGGAGTCGCCCGGATGCGGCTGCGCCACGGGCGGCGGTGCTGGTGTCGCCGTTCTACCGACCGGCCGCGGACGACTTCGACTGGGCGGCGATCACGTTCTACCTCAACGACTTCCACCGGATCCTCGAAGAGGGCATCCGGGTCAGCGCCGGAGCCGGCCTGCCCACCGAGGTGCGGGCGGCGATGGCGGACCGGGTCCGGGAACGGATCGGGCCGTACGGCTGGATGCGGTTCTTCGACGCCTACCTGCGTACGCCGTTCCTGCCGGTCGCCGACCTGACGGTCCCGTTGCTGGTGGTCTCCGGCGACCGGGACTTCGCCGCCCAGCCCTCCGACGGGCGGGCGTTGGCCGCGGCGTCGCCGGCCGGCCGGTACGCCCTGGTCCCCGACTGCGGCCACTTCGCCATGGCCGAGCACCCCGACCGGTTCGCCGCCCTGGTGGCGGACTTCACCAGGCCGCTGGTGGCCTCCGACGTAGCACCGGAACCGATCCTCGACACTCACCTGGAGCGCACGTGA
- a CDS encoding beta-ketoacyl synthase N-terminal-like domain-containing protein: MGAADVVISGVGVAVAGVDGPDDLLRRMPAGEGGDPARRLTGKGLRYKDRATRLALCAGRDALADAGLLRDPGLTVSSETVGVVVSSNYGNVDTICDTVRTIADETYVGLSPMALPATASNVIASWLAIWFRLRGANLTMCNGPTSGLDAVNWARLLVLAGRVDRVLVVGVEPDNPPVRHLVTGGASDQDGVRPRLFDGAAALVLESARAVRDREVEALATVGPYARKADQSTAVAAIRGTDPRPVDMWFGSGAGGPTGITPASTYDLTAYHGDCSGALGVLQCVAGTAWLSGNDSGAVLASADGEGADAAAALLLTVGGGRS; the protein is encoded by the coding sequence ATGGGCGCGGCCGATGTGGTGATCAGCGGTGTGGGTGTCGCGGTGGCCGGGGTCGACGGCCCCGACGACCTGCTGCGGCGGATGCCGGCCGGCGAGGGTGGCGATCCCGCCCGGCGGCTCACCGGCAAGGGACTGCGCTACAAGGATCGGGCGACCCGGCTCGCGCTCTGTGCCGGCCGGGACGCGCTGGCCGACGCCGGGCTGCTGCGCGATCCCGGTCTCACCGTGTCCAGCGAGACCGTCGGAGTCGTGGTCAGCTCGAACTACGGCAACGTCGACACGATCTGCGACACCGTGCGGACCATCGCCGACGAGACGTACGTCGGGCTGAGCCCGATGGCGCTGCCGGCCACCGCCAGCAACGTGATCGCGTCCTGGCTGGCGATCTGGTTCCGGCTGCGGGGCGCGAACCTGACGATGTGCAACGGGCCCACCTCGGGTCTGGACGCGGTGAACTGGGCCCGGCTGCTGGTCCTGGCCGGTCGGGTGGACCGGGTACTGGTGGTCGGGGTCGAACCGGACAATCCGCCGGTACGGCATCTCGTCACCGGCGGCGCGAGCGACCAGGACGGCGTCCGGCCACGGCTGTTCGACGGGGCGGCGGCGCTGGTACTGGAGTCGGCCAGGGCGGTCCGGGACCGCGAGGTCGAGGCGCTCGCCACCGTCGGCCCGTACGCCCGGAAGGCGGACCAGTCGACGGCGGTGGCGGCGATCCGGGGTACCGACCCGCGTCCGGTGGACATGTGGTTCGGCTCCGGCGCCGGCGGTCCGACCGGGATCACCCCGGCGAGTACGTACGACCTGACCGCCTACCACGGCGACTGCTCGGGTGCGCTCGGCGTGCTCCAGTGCGTCGCCGGCACCGCCTGGCTGAGCGGGAACGACTCCGGTGCGGTGCTGGCCAGCGCGGACGGCGAGGGTGCCGACGCGGCGGCGGCGCTGCTGCTCACCGTCGGGGGTGGCCGGTCATGA
- a CDS encoding beta-ketoacyl synthase N-terminal-like domain-containing protein — MSGRTDALVVGMGAVTSIGSTTVEFFDSLCAGYSGLAELRGFDRSRYRAQHAYEIDDRPVPGSDTTLRASRWLEQAVSAALRDAGLDPELGDIPVLVGTTLRELRSVELSWRDGVPFDVRDLHFGTALRNRFGATNTYTVANACSASLYTLGLGMDLLDVGAADTVVVAGVDTITESTYGLLDRCYPEAPDQVRPFDRDRRGMLQGEGAVAVVLRREADGPGDGHRHARVRGVAMNCDAYHPSAPDAKSIALVTREAHRRAGVEPSDVDLVMLHGTGTALNDEAEALAVREVFSGVAPSPYMTAIKSMTGHTAGASGLHSLVVAVETLRCGVVPPILGLDNPIDEVEGFRLVRERAEVAALRVAQVDSFGFGGLNAVAIVEKVA; from the coding sequence ATGAGCGGGCGGACCGACGCGCTGGTGGTCGGGATGGGGGCGGTGACCAGCATCGGCAGTACCACCGTCGAGTTCTTCGACTCGCTCTGTGCCGGCTACAGCGGCCTGGCCGAGCTGCGCGGCTTCGACCGGAGCCGGTACCGGGCCCAGCACGCGTACGAGATCGACGACCGGCCGGTGCCGGGAAGCGACACGACCCTGCGGGCCAGCCGGTGGCTGGAGCAGGCGGTCTCCGCCGCACTGCGGGACGCCGGCCTCGATCCCGAGCTCGGCGACATCCCGGTGCTGGTCGGCACCACGCTGCGCGAGTTGCGCTCGGTCGAGCTGAGCTGGCGGGACGGCGTACCGTTCGACGTCCGGGACCTGCACTTCGGTACCGCGCTGCGGAACCGGTTCGGCGCGACGAACACGTACACCGTCGCCAACGCCTGCTCCGCCTCGCTGTACACCCTCGGGCTCGGGATGGACCTGCTCGACGTCGGTGCCGCCGACACCGTCGTGGTGGCGGGGGTGGACACCATCACCGAGAGCACGTACGGGCTGCTCGACCGCTGTTACCCGGAGGCACCCGACCAGGTACGTCCGTTCGACCGGGACCGGCGCGGCATGCTCCAGGGCGAGGGCGCGGTGGCGGTCGTCCTGCGCCGGGAGGCGGACGGTCCCGGCGACGGGCACCGGCACGCCCGGGTACGCGGAGTCGCGATGAACTGCGACGCGTACCACCCGTCGGCGCCGGACGCGAAGAGCATCGCCCTGGTCACCCGGGAAGCCCACCGTCGAGCCGGCGTCGAGCCATCCGATGTGGACCTCGTGATGCTGCACGGCACCGGAACGGCCCTGAACGACGAGGCCGAGGCGCTGGCCGTCCGCGAGGTCTTCTCCGGGGTGGCGCCGTCGCCGTACATGACGGCGATCAAGTCGATGACCGGACACACGGCCGGGGCGTCCGGGCTGCACAGCCTGGTGGTGGCGGTCGAGACGCTCCGCTGCGGAGTGGTGCCGCCGATCCTCGGCCTGGACAACCCGATCGACGAGGTCGAGGGATTCCGGCTGGTCCGCGAGCGGGCCGAGGTCGCCGCCCTACGGGTCGCCCAGGTGGACTCGTTCGGCTTCGGCGGGCTCAACGCCGTCGCGATCGTGGAGAAGGTGGCCTGA
- a CDS encoding beta-ketoacyl-[acyl-carrier-protein] synthase family protein, with amino-acid sequence MSVLPGDARSPRRVVVTGLGVVTSIGIGVERFLAGLRAGRSGVKPITAFDTTGFAHANGCEITDFDPARWLRNVDPAGLGRASQLSAAAAGMAVADAGMSVETLRARRALVSVGTTDGESHDLDGLVGVQVERGAEHLDPVVARRVPAGRLSSSIVAELGLTDVEAVTIPTACAAGNYAVGYGFDAIRSGDVEVALCGGADALCRKTFTGFYRLGTIAPEACQPFDRNRKGILTGEGAGILLMESLDSARARGARIYAEVLGYGLNCDAYHPVAPDRNSIARCIELAHRNAGVKPDDIDFISAHGTGTKANDVTEAGAIRQVFGQQPPRTVSIKGMIGHTMGAASALASAACALAITHGFIPPTINHVETDPECGLDCVPNVAQPADLRVVQNNALAFGGNNAVLILGRYEETP; translated from the coding sequence ATGAGCGTTCTGCCAGGCGATGCTCGATCGCCCCGCCGGGTGGTCGTCACCGGGCTCGGCGTGGTCACCAGCATCGGTATCGGGGTCGAGAGGTTTCTCGCCGGGCTGCGGGCCGGTCGGAGCGGGGTCAAGCCGATCACCGCGTTCGACACGACCGGGTTCGCCCACGCCAACGGGTGCGAGATCACCGATTTCGACCCGGCCCGTTGGCTGCGCAACGTGGACCCGGCCGGGCTCGGCCGGGCCAGCCAGCTCTCGGCCGCCGCCGCCGGAATGGCGGTCGCGGACGCGGGCATGTCCGTCGAGACACTGCGGGCGCGGCGGGCGCTGGTGTCGGTGGGCACCACGGACGGCGAGTCCCACGACCTCGACGGGTTGGTCGGGGTGCAGGTCGAACGGGGTGCCGAGCACCTCGACCCGGTCGTGGCCCGCCGCGTTCCCGCCGGTCGGCTGTCGTCGAGCATCGTCGCCGAACTCGGGCTGACGGATGTCGAGGCGGTGACCATCCCGACCGCGTGCGCGGCGGGCAACTACGCGGTCGGGTACGGCTTCGACGCGATCCGCAGCGGCGACGTGGAGGTGGCCCTCTGCGGCGGCGCCGACGCGCTGTGCCGCAAGACCTTCACCGGCTTCTACCGGCTCGGCACCATCGCGCCGGAGGCCTGCCAGCCCTTCGACCGCAACCGCAAGGGCATCCTCACCGGTGAGGGCGCCGGCATCCTGTTGATGGAGAGCCTGGACTCGGCGCGGGCGCGCGGGGCGCGGATCTACGCGGAGGTGCTCGGGTACGGGCTCAACTGCGACGCGTACCACCCGGTCGCGCCGGACCGGAACAGCATCGCGCGCTGCATCGAACTGGCGCACCGCAACGCGGGGGTGAAACCGGACGACATCGACTTCATCTCCGCGCACGGCACCGGCACCAAGGCGAACGACGTGACCGAGGCCGGCGCGATCCGGCAGGTGTTCGGCCAACAGCCGCCGCGCACCGTGTCGATCAAGGGGATGATCGGACACACGATGGGCGCCGCGAGCGCGCTGGCCTCGGCGGCCTGTGCCCTCGCCATCACTCACGGGTTCATCCCACCCACCATCAACCACGTCGAGACCGATCCCGAGTGCGGGCTCGACTGCGTACCGAACGTGGCCCAGCCCGCCGACCTGCGGGTGGTGCAGAACAACGCCCTCGCCTTCGGCGGTAACAACGCGGTGCTGATCCTCGGCAGATACGAGGAGACGCCATGA
- a CDS encoding acyl carrier protein yields MTSTAPTTSTEADRNEQVKEIVCEILEIDVEEVTETSLFKEDHGADSLLAIEILAALERNLHVTIDQAELSRMVNLQGVYAVVGEAPAA; encoded by the coding sequence ATGACCAGCACGGCCCCGACCACCAGCACCGAGGCTGACCGCAACGAGCAGGTTAAGGAGATCGTCTGCGAGATCCTGGAAATCGACGTCGAGGAGGTTACCGAAACCAGTCTCTTCAAAGAGGACCACGGTGCGGATTCGCTGCTCGCGATTGAAATCCTCGCGGCGCTCGAACGGAATCTCCACGTCACCATCGACCAGGCGGAACTGAGCCGAATGGTGAATCTGCAGGGCGTTTACGCCGTTGTCGGCGAGGCCCCGGCAGCCTGA
- a CDS encoding PadR family transcriptional regulator has product MTSTPLSEPALLVLTVLASGPQHGYGLIGEVAQVSGGRLQLGTGSLYAILDRLRQAGLIELDREEVVRSRLRRYYRLTGLGAQELAAESERLRRTADAADKGLRRLRLGGAS; this is encoded by the coding sequence ATGACGTCGACCCCGCTGAGTGAGCCGGCACTGCTGGTGCTCACCGTCCTCGCCAGCGGGCCGCAACACGGCTACGGCCTGATCGGAGAGGTGGCACAGGTCTCCGGTGGCCGGCTCCAGCTCGGCACCGGCTCGCTCTACGCCATTCTCGACCGACTGCGCCAGGCGGGTCTGATCGAGCTCGACCGGGAGGAGGTCGTCCGGTCCCGGCTGCGGCGCTACTACCGGCTCACCGGGCTGGGCGCCCAGGAACTCGCCGCCGAGAGCGAGCGGTTGCGCCGGACCGCCGACGCCGCCGACAAGGGCCTGCGTCGGCTCCGTCTCGGTGGCGCGTCGTGA
- a CDS encoding glycosyltransferase family protein codes for MIPRGTLPGPVVVAGLFIAAGLAWRAWLTMLVVPRTNSDEALIGLMATDIAEGAAAPAFLYGQHYMGAAEAWLAAPVVWLVGPSVPALRLPTTVAYLVFAVLLYRLTARLYSPWFAVLVTGLLAVGSDRVVKDQLIANGFAWIVPGCAALLWGALRLADPPGRDNRRSAGAVGPAGLRFAGFAGWGLVAGLVVWTDWLAAPYLLGAFALLVAGCRRDLLGRAGLLVGAGFLVGVAPQLLHDLTSPLADNSTLAYLRMAFGQDPPGEPPGALARLHGGLMIGVPMRMGLCGPGSCAPLAQLCGPVIVGLLIGVVSRGAWTARTPGARTARTAGRLALAVPGLLTIGLYAASSPAGATPTESVRYLCCLVISLPAVLWPLWSLARRTGRVRSAWPARAAIAILAAAAGAAGLAVGSTVDGHRQAAVDERALIAELDRRGIDRLYTDYWTCQRLMFATSRRIGCASVTALLRRGADKVPGARHQIETAARPVYVFASGGPEETAFAGYLRVLPEGPAVLAGAVEVAGYRLYAPDGRLAVPVDRPDRSDR; via the coding sequence CCGGACTGTTCATCGCCGCCGGGCTGGCCTGGCGGGCCTGGCTCACCATGCTGGTGGTGCCGCGGACCAACAGCGACGAGGCGCTGATCGGTCTGATGGCGACCGACATCGCCGAGGGAGCCGCGGCGCCGGCCTTCCTCTACGGGCAGCACTACATGGGGGCGGCCGAGGCATGGTTGGCCGCGCCCGTGGTGTGGCTCGTGGGTCCGTCCGTGCCGGCGCTGCGACTTCCGACCACGGTGGCCTACCTGGTCTTCGCGGTGCTGCTCTACCGGCTCACGGCGCGGCTCTACTCGCCCTGGTTCGCGGTTCTCGTCACCGGCCTGCTGGCGGTGGGATCGGACCGGGTCGTCAAGGACCAGCTCATCGCCAACGGCTTCGCCTGGATCGTGCCGGGCTGTGCCGCCCTGCTCTGGGGTGCGCTGCGGCTGGCCGACCCACCGGGTCGGGACAACCGCCGGTCTGCCGGGGCGGTGGGCCCGGCCGGCCTCCGGTTCGCCGGATTCGCCGGCTGGGGACTGGTCGCCGGGCTGGTGGTCTGGACGGACTGGCTCGCCGCGCCGTACCTGCTGGGCGCGTTCGCGTTGCTGGTGGCGGGTTGCCGGCGCGATTTGCTCGGCCGGGCTGGCCTGCTGGTCGGCGCCGGCTTCCTGGTCGGGGTGGCACCGCAACTGCTGCACGATCTGACCAGCCCGCTGGCGGACAACTCGACCCTTGCCTACCTGCGGATGGCCTTCGGGCAGGACCCTCCCGGGGAGCCACCGGGCGCGCTGGCCCGGCTGCACGGTGGCCTGATGATCGGTGTTCCGATGCGGATGGGACTCTGCGGGCCCGGCTCATGTGCACCGCTGGCCCAGCTCTGCGGGCCGGTCATCGTCGGGTTGCTGATCGGCGTCGTGTCGCGCGGCGCATGGACCGCCCGTACGCCTGGCGCCCGGACGGCCCGTACGGCGGGGCGGCTCGCGCTCGCCGTGCCGGGGCTGCTCACGATCGGGCTCTACGCGGCCAGTTCACCGGCCGGCGCGACGCCGACCGAGAGCGTCAGGTACCTGTGCTGTCTGGTGATCTCGCTTCCCGCCGTACTCTGGCCGCTCTGGTCACTGGCCCGGCGGACCGGGCGGGTCCGGTCGGCCTGGCCGGCCCGCGCGGCGATCGCGATCCTGGCGGCGGCGGCCGGGGCGGCCGGTCTGGCCGTCGGGTCCACGGTCGACGGACACCGGCAGGCGGCCGTCGACGAGCGCGCCCTGATCGCCGAACTGGACCGACGTGGTATCGACCGGCTGTACACCGACTACTGGACCTGTCAGCGGCTGATGTTCGCCACCTCGCGCCGGATCGGCTGTGCGAGCGTGACGGCGCTATTGCGGCGTGGGGCCGACAAGGTGCCGGGGGCCCGGCACCAGATCGAGACGGCGGCACGACCGGTGTACGTCTTCGCGTCGGGCGGGCCGGAGGAGACCGCGTTCGCCGGCTACCTGCGGGTGCTGCCCGAGGGCCCGGCGGTGCTGGCCGGTGCGGTCGAGGTCGCCGGCTACCGGCTGTACGCGCCGGACGGACGGCTGGCGGTGCCGGTCGACCGGCCCGACAGGTCGGATCGTTGA